From the genome of Populus alba chromosome 10, ASM523922v2, whole genome shotgun sequence, one region includes:
- the LOC118044826 gene encoding uncharacterized protein, producing MATLAPGILLKLLNGMDTGTKPTSEHRSSVLQVTDIVPADLDEKNLWPKQGFFIKVSDSSHSIYVSLPSDQDDYVLSDKMQLGQFIYVDRLEPGSPVPVVKGARPLPGRHPLLGTPEPLMGLRGKGERSEQKPPLQRRGSWGTGQNGADGVSSPMVLKPVPLDFNQCTPMKQRLAVSCVKSVSPVVRGRIGKDGGTNGVVRCSFAGGGLLAKMVDNKGESPALLRKSCAAPSANFKFPRSKSVCEREARIPISPCKSSANKSSTPPPSLRNARAVASLGMGGEAQNSCNLKVISEIQCQYGNAASDTSTELAMNLPGKLNLLGKEAVQQRETAQKIALQALRDASATETLVRPLKMILNLSRTARPDAPAGCFDQFLEFHHQIVRAVTDIVSIQAATSAAEVGQSTNIEQRGENSSILHEIVHNSMDQSGNPVLNSSKRRTALYKSISSFSERSDQTMNFEKLQRSNANQKAFQERKGPSTPQGKLPPKAMIENDENKRPTSSCSLSNTIRLGKQIENEAGNWFMDFLEKALETGMKKSKGTTADGDAKKVPQSLLLKVINWVEVEQSDCNKRPVHPKAAQIARKLRIKVKNP from the exons ATGGCAACTTTGGCACCTGGAATTCTGTTGAAGCTACTAAATGGGATGGATACAGGGACTAAACCCACCAGCGAGCACCGGAGTTCAGTTTTGCAGGTAACTGACATAGTACCAGCTGATCTCGACGAGAAAAATCTGTGGCCTAAACAAGGATTCTTCATTAAAGTATCAGATTCTTCGCACTCCATCTATGTTAGTCTTCCCTCTGATCAAGATGATTATGTTCTCAGCGACAAAATGCAGCTAGGTCAGTTCATTTACGTTGACAGACTGGAGCCAGGATCTCCTGTTCCTGTTGTCAAAGGGGCAAGACCACTTCCAGGGAGACACCCATTATTAGGAACCCCTGAACCCCTTATGGGTCTTAGAGGAAAGGGAGAGAGAAGTGAACAAAAACCACCATTGCAAAGGAGAGGTTCTTGGGGAACAGGGCAAAATGGGGCAGATGGGGTTTCATCTCCAATGGTTTTAAAGCCAGTTCCTTTGGATTTTAATCAGTGCACACCGATGAAACAGCGGTTGGCTGTAAGTTGTGTGAAATCAGTCTCCCCGGTGGTGAGAGGGAGAATTGGCAAAGATGGAGGCACTAATGGGGTGGTTAGGTGTTCTTTTGCTGGTGGTGGATTGCTGGCTAAGATGGTGGACAACAAGGGAGAGAGCCCTGCATTGCTTAGGAAAAGTTGTGCTGCACCTTCTGCTAATTTCAAGTTTCCAAGAAGCAAGAGTGTCTGTGAACGAGAAGCTAGAATTCCAATTAGCCCCTGCAAATCATCT GCTAATAAAAGCTCAACCCCCCCACCGAGTTTAAGAAATGCAAGGGCGGTAGCTTCTCTCGGAATGGGCGGAGAAGCACAAAACTCTTGCAATTTAAAGGTCATCTCAGAAATACAGTGTCAGTATGGTAATGCAGCCTCTGATACCAGTACCGAGCTGGCCATGAATTTACCAGGAAAGTTGAACCTATTAGGCAAG GAAGCTGTGCAGCAACGAGAAACGGCTCAGAAGATAGCCCTCCAGGCGCTAAGAGACGCCTCAGCCACTGAAACTTTAGTTCGGCCTCTCAA GATGATCTTGAATTTGAGCAGAACAGCGAGACCAGATGCTCCAGCAGGCTGTTTTGACCAGTTTCTGGAGTTCCATCACCAGATTGTGAGAGCAGTTACTGATATAGTGTCCATTCAAGCAGCAACTTCAGCTGCTGAAGTTGGTCAGAGCACAAATATCGAACAGCGTGGAGAAAATTCCTCGATCTTACATGAAATTGTACACAATTCTATGGACCAAAGTGGGAATCCTGTATTAAACTCGTCGAAAAGAAGAACAGCATTGTACAAATCAATTTCTAGCTTCAGTGAAAGAAGTGACCAGACGATGAATTTCGAGAAACTCCAAAGATCAAATGCTAATCAAAAGGcctttcaagaaagaaaagggcCATCAACTCCACAGGGAAAACTGCCACCTAAAGCTATGATTGAGAATGATGAAAACAAGAGACCAACCTCCTCTTGCAGCTTAAGCAATACAATTAGGTTGGGAAAGCAGATTGAAAATGAAGCTGGAAATTGGTTCATGGACTTCCTGGAGAAAGCTTTGGAAACTGGAATGAAGAAATCTAAAGGGACAACAGCAGATGGGGATGCTAAGAAAGTTCCTCAATCTCTACTATTGAAGGTTATAAACTGGGTGGAGGTAGAGCAGTCTGACTGCAATAAGCGGCCAGTTCATCCAAAAGCAGCTCAGATTGCTCGGAAGTTGAGGATCAAGGTGAAGAATCCTTAG
- the LOC118044837 gene encoding LOW QUALITY PROTEIN: paired amphipathic helix protein Sin3-like 4 (The sequence of the model RefSeq protein was modified relative to this genomic sequence to represent the inferred CDS: inserted 1 base in 1 codon), protein MKRSRDDVYMGSQLKRPVLSSSTRGETSGQPQMIGGGGGGGGGGGQKLTTNDALSYLKAVKDIFQDKREKYDDFLEVMKDFKAQRIDTAGVIARVKELFKGHRDLILGFNTFLPKGYEITLPLEDEQPPQKKPVEFEEAINFVNKIKTRFQGDDRVYKSFLDILNLYRKENKSISEVYQEVASLFRDHHDLLLEFTHFLPDSSAAASAHFPTGRNPAXRSSAMPTMRQMHVDKKERATASHADRDFSVDRPDPDHDRSMIRADKDQRRRAEKEKERREDRDRRERERDDRDYDHDGNRDFNMQRLPHKRKSAPRVEDSVAEQGGDGDETFGGMNPVSSAYDDKNTVKSALSQELAFCDKVKETLLDPDNYQEFLRCLHLYTREIITRSELQSLVGDLLGRYPDLMDDFNEFLARCEKNEGLLAGVVSKKSLWNEGNLPRAVKVEDRDRDRDRERDDGVKDSDREIRERDRLDKSVTFGNKDTGGHKMSLFSSKDKFTAKPINELDLSNCERCSPSYRLLPKSYMIPSASQRTELGAEVLNDHWVSVTSGSEDYSFKHMRKNQYEESLFRCEDDRFELDMLLESVNVTTKRVEELLEKINNNTIKMDSPIRIDEHLTALNLRCIERLYGDHGLDVMDVLRKNTSLALPVVLTRLKQKQEEWARCRADFNKVWAEIYAKNYHKSLDHRSFYFKQQDTKSLSTKALLVEIKEISENKRKEDDVLLAFAAGNRRPIIPNLEFEYPDTDIHEDLYQLIKYSCGEVCTSEQLDKVMKIWTTFLEPMLGVPSRPQGAEDTEDVVKAKNQSSKSGESEGSPSGGGAAVTNSKHSNSSRNGDESIPPEQSSSSRAWMLNGDNRIKENGPPDADHVARKSDTSTSALQHDKVVINAAAAAAEELSGITKQAASNDRLLNSIVSLATGELSNGRTLVQSGLSATPSRPSNGTVEGGLGIGSSNEILPSTEAGEFSRPAVSTNGVATEVIKNHRYNDESAAQFKIEREEGELSPNGDFEEDNFAFYGEVGLEAAHKAKDSAVSRQYQARQGEGCGEAGGENDADADDEGDESAQRSTEDSENASENGDVSGSESGDGEDCSREEHEEDGDHDEHDIKAESEGEAEGMADAHDVEGDGTMLPFSERFLLNVKPLAKHVPPSLHDKEKISRVFYGNDSFYVLLRLHQTLYERIQSAKVNSSSAERKWRASNDTSPTDLYARFMSALYNLLDGSSDNTKFEDDCRAIIGTQSYVLFTLDKLIYKLVKQLQTVAADEMDNKLLQLYAYEKSRKPGRLVDIVYHENARVLLHDENIYRIECSSAPTHLSIQLMDFGHDKPEVTAVSMDPNFASYLLNDFLPVVPDKKEKPGIFMKRNKRRNANSDECQAMEGFRVFNGLECKIACNSSKVSYVLDTEDFLFRTGRKSRTLQQNGSCHNQEKISKRVQRFHRWLSSK, encoded by the exons AATTGACACTGCAGGTGTCATAGCGAGGGTGAAGGAGTTATTTAAAGGGCACCGTGACTTAATTTTGGGTTTCAATACCTTCTTGCCAAAAGGATATGAGATCACTCTCCCACTAGAAGATGAACAGCCTCCACAGAAAAAGCCAGTTGAATTTGAAGAAGCAATTAATTTTGTGAACAAAATTAAG aCAAGGTTTCAAGGTGATGATCGTGTTTACAAATCATTTTTAGACATTCTGAACCTgtacagaaaagaaaataagtccATCAGTGAGGTCTACCAGGAG GTGGCTTCACTTTTTCGAGACCACCATGATCTGCTCTTGGAGTTTACTCATTTCCTTCCAGATTCTTCAGCTGCTGCCAGTGCTCATTTTCCAACTGGTAGGAATCCTG CTCGAAGCTCTGCCATGCCTACAATGCGCCAGATGCATGTTGACAAG AAAGAAAGGGCTACTGCTTCACATGCTGATCGTGACTTCAGTGTTGACCGTCCCGATCCAGACCATGATAGATCTATGATCAGAGCAGATAAGGATCAACGCAGGCGtgctgaaaaagaaaaggagaggagagaagaCAGAGATAGGAGGGAACGTGAGCGGGATGATAGAGATTATGATCATGATGGCAATCGAGACTTCAACATGCAACGACTCCCTCACAAGCGGAAATCTGCTCCTAGGGTTGAAGATTCAGTTGCTGAACAAGGTGGGGATGGTGATGAGACCTTTGGAGGAATGAATCCTGTTTCATCTGCttatgatgataaaaatacTGTAAAAA GCGCGTTAAGTCAAGAGCTTGCCTTTTGCGACAAAGTCAAGGAGACATTGCTCGATCCTGATAATTACCAGGAATTTTTGAGGTGTCTTCATCTCTACACCAGAGAAATAATCACACGATCAGAGTTGCAATCTTTG GTGGGTGATTTGCTTGGAAGATATCCTGATCTCATGGATGATTTCAATGAATTTTTGGCTCGCTGTGAAAAAAATG AGGGTTTACTTGCCGGTGTTGTGAGTAAAA AATCCCTGTGGAATGAAGGTAATTTACCCAGAGCTGTTAAAGTAGAGGACCGGGATAGAGATCGGGATCGTGAGAGAGATGATGGGGTTAAAGATAGTGACCGTGAAATCCGAGAAAGGGATAGGCTTGACAAAAGTGTAACCTTTGGAAATAAGGACACAGGAGGTCACAAGATGTCTTTATTTTCCAGCAAGGATAAGTTTACAGCAAAGCCCATTAATGAACTTGACTTGTCTAACTGTGAGCGCTGCTCTCCCAGTTATCGGCTTCTGCCAAAGAGT TACATGATACCTTCTGCAAGTCAGAGGACAGAGCTTGGAGCTGAAGTTTTGAATGATCATTGGGTATCTGTCACTTCAGGAAGTGAAGATTACTCTTTTAAACATATGCGAAAAAACCAGTATGAAGAGAGCTTGTTTCGATGTGAAGATGACAG GTTTGAGCTGGACATGTTGTTAGAATCTGTGAATGTAACAACCAAGCGTGTGGAAGAATTATTAGAAAAGATCAACAATAACACCATCAAAATGGATAGTCCCATTCGTATTGATGAGCACTTAACAG CTCTAAATCTGAGGTGTATTGAACGTTTATATGGCGATCATGGGCTAGATGTAATGGATGTATTGAGGAAGAACACTTCTCTTGCTTTGCCAGTTGTATTAACCCGCTTGAAGCAGAAACAAGAAGAGTGGGCAAGGTGTCGTGCTGACTTTAACAAAGTTTGGGCTGAAATTTATGCcaaaaactatcacaaatcaCTCGATCATCGTAGCTTCTATTTCAAGCAGCAGGATACAAAGAGCTTGAGCACAAAAG CCTTACTGGTGGAGATCAAAGAAATTAGTGAGAATAAGCGCAAGGAAGATGATGTGCTTCTGGCTTTTGCTGCTGGAAACAGAAGACCTATTATACCAAATTTGGAATTTGAGTACCCAGATACTGACATTCATGAGGACTTATATCAACTCATCAAATATTCATGTGGAGAAGTTTGTACATCTGAACAGTTAGATAAAGTGATGAAGATTTGGACAACCTTTTTAGAACCCATGCTTGGTGTTCCTTCTCGACCTCAAGGTGCCGAGGACACTGAAGATGTTGTAAAAGCTAAGAATCAGTCTTCTAAAAGTGGAGAGAGCGAAGGCAGCCCTAGTGGTGGCGGCGCTGCAGTCACAAACTCCAAACATTCAAACTCTTCAAGAAATGGAGATGAAAGTATCCCACCTGAACAATCAAGTTCTAGCAGGGCTTGGATGCTAAATGGAGATAACAGGATTAAAGAAAATGGTCCTCCTGATGCAGATCATGTAGCTCGCAAAAGTGATACTTCCACAAGCGCTCTTCAACATGATAAGGTGGTGATTaatgcagctgcagctgcagctgaAGAATTGTCAGGGATCACTAAACAAGCTGCTTCCAATGACCGGCTGCTAAATTCAATTGTATCTCTTGCCACTGGAGAGTTAAGTAATGGGCGAACTCTTGTACAATCAG GGCTTAGTGCTACTCCTTCAAGACCAAGCAATGGCACTGTTGAGGGAGGGCTTGGAATAGGTTCAAGTAACGAAATATTACCTTCAACAGAG GCTGGTGAGTTTTCAAGACCCGCTGTATCCACAAATGGGGTAGCAACAGAAGTCATCAAGAATCACAGATATAATGATGAATCTGCTGcacaatttaaaattgaaagagaagagGGTGAATTATCTCCAAATGGAGATTTTGAGGAGGATAATTTTGCATTTTATGGAGAAGTTGGTTTGGAGGCAGCGCATAAGGCGAAGGACAGTGCTGTTAGTAGGCAATATCAAGCCAGACAGGGAGAAGGATGTGGAGAGGCAGGAGGAGAGAATGATGCTGATGCTGATGATGAAGGTGATGAAAGTGCTCAAAGGTCAACAGAGGATAGTGAGAATGCATCTGAGAATGGTGATGTTTCTGGAAGTGAGTCTGGTGATGGTGAAGATTGCTCTCGGGAAGAGCATGAGGAAGATGGCGACCATGATGAGCATGATATTAAAGCTGAGAGTGAAGGTGAGGCCGAAGGAATGGCTGATGCCCATGATGTTGAAGGAGATGGAACAATGTTACCATTTTCAGAACGATTTCTTCTAAATGTGAAGCCTTTGGCAAAGCATGTCCCTCCTTCATTGcatgacaaagaaaaaatttcTCGGGTTTTCTACGGAAATGATTCCTTCTATGTTCTTTTGAGGCTTCACCAA ACATTATACGAGAGAATACAATCTGCAAAGGTGAATTCATCATCTGCTGAAAGGAAATGGAGAGCTTCAAATGATACTAGCCCTACTGATCTCTATGCCAG ATTCATGAGTGCACTTTACAACTTACTTGATGGTTCTTCTGATAATACAAAATTTGAGGATGATTGCCGAGCTATTATTGGGACACAGTCATATGTTCTATTCACATTGGACAAACTAATATATAAGCTTGTCAAACAG CTCCAAACGGTAGCAGCAGATGAGATGGACAACAAGTTGCTCCAACTATATGCATATGAAAAATCAAGGAAACCTGGAAGACTTGTGGATATTGTTTATCATGAAAATGCTCGAGTGCTTCTTCACGATGAGAACATATATCGCATTGAATGT TCTTCCGCACCAACACACTTGTCTATTCAGCTTATGGACTTTGGACACGATAAACCTGAAGTGACTGCTGTTTCCATGGATCCTAATTTTGCATCTTATCTGCTTAATGATTTCCTCCCAGTTGTTcctgacaaaaaagaaaagccaGGGATTTTCATGAAGAG GAATAAACGTAGAAATGCAAATTCTGATGAGTGCCAGGCCATGGAAGGTTTTCGGGTTTTCAATGGTTTAGAGTGTAAAATTGCATGCAATTCATCTAAG GTATCCTATGTTTTAGATACAGAAGATTTTTTGTTTCGAACGGGAAGGAAAAGCAGAACTTTGCAGCAGAATGGCTCCTGCCACAACCAGGAAAAGATTTCGAAAAGAGTACAACGGTTTCACAGATGGCTATCTAGCAAATAA
- the LOC118044817 gene encoding DExH-box ATP-dependent RNA helicase DExH15 chloroplastic — translation MNNTLSILSSPYISKFNPSLFPPLPQTLGFYCLQKPKPKPKPRPFNSFRLLSLSNSPNSFIPAESQLSDAENDEEEEYEDDEDEDEEEDEAADEYDDISEALEEEAETEISVHASSSDVSNWRKESKWQRVEKLCNEVKEFGNEIIDANELASIYDFRIDKFQRLAIEAFLKGSSVVVSAPTSSGKTLIAEAAAVATVARGRRIFYTTPLKALSNQKFRDFRETFGDENVGLLTGDSAINKDAQVLIMTTEILRNMLYQSIGMVSSGSGLFHVDVIVLDEVHFLSDISRGTVWEEIIIYCPKEVQLICLSATVKNPDELSGWIREVHGETELVTSSRRPVPLTWHFSTRHSLYPLLDEKRKHMNRKLSLNYLQLSASRVKSYKDDGSRRRNSRKRGSNMGFDSIGNMSEEPLSKNDISRIRRSQVPQVVDTLAQLKARDMLPAIWFIFNRRGCDAAVQYLEGCRLLDECEASEVELALKRFSVQNPDAVRETAVKGLLRGVAAHHAGCLPLWKSFIEELFQRGLIKVVFATETLAAGINMPARTAVISSLSRRSSSGRIPLSPNELLQMAGRAGRRGIDERGHVVLVQASNEGAEECCKLLFAGLEPLVSQFTASYGMVLNLLAGAKITRRSNESNEMKVLQAGRTLKEARKLVEKSFGTYIGSNVMLASKEELAKIQKEIEMLTSETSDDAIDRKSRKILSDGAYKEIAILQEQLREEKRLRTELRRKMETKRLNALKILLKELGNDRLPFLCLKYKDSEGVEHSVPAVYLGDADSFDGSKFKNMVSDIDSLAQTVAPIESNVSEVETHKDVEPSYHVALGSDNSWYLFTEKWIKTVYRTGLPNVALSLGDDLPHEVMWMLLDREEKQWEKLAESELGGLWYMEGSLETWSWSLNVPVLNSLSEIDEVLHMSQAYHDAVESYKDQRNKVARLKKTIARTEGFKEYKRILHWKNFTEDKIKRLKMRSNRLSERLQEIEPSGWKEFLKISNVVHESRALDINTQVIFPLGETAAAIRGENELWLAMVLRSRILLDLKPGQLAAVCASVVSEGIKVRAWENNNYIYEPSSAVINVINILNEQRSNLSKLQEKHGVEITCCLDSQFSGMVEAWAAGLTWKEMMMDCAMDDGDLARLLRRTIDILAQIPKLPDIDPVLQSNAKTASSIMDRPPISELTG, via the exons ATGAACAACACTCTCTCTATCCTTTCCTCTCCATACATTTCCAAATTCAACCCCTCCCTGTTCCCTCCTCTTCCTCAAACCCTAGGATTCTACTGCCTTcaaaaacccaaacccaaacccaaaccgAGACCATTCAATTCATTTCGACTCCTCTCCTTGTCCAACTCCCCAAACTCTTTCATTCCGGCCGAGTCGCAACTCTCCGATGCTGAAAACGACGAAGAAGAAGAGTACGAAGACGACGAAGACGAAGACGAAGAGGAAGACGAAGCTGCTGATGAATACGACGATATTTCGGAGGCACTCGAAGAAGAAGCCGAAACCGAAATATCGGTCCATGCGAGTAGTAGTGACGTATCAAATTGGCGCAAGGAATCCAAGTGGCAGAGAGTTGAAAAGCTCTGTAACGAAGTCAAAGAGTTTGGAAATGAAATTATTGACGCTAATGAACTTGCTTCCATTTACGATTTCCGCATCGACAAATTTCAG CGGTTGGCGATAGAGGCGTTTTTGAAGGGATCATCGGTAGTGGTATCGGCACCAACAAGCAGTGGAAAGACATTGATAGCTGAAGCTGCAGCAGTTGCTACTGTTGCTAGAGGAAGGAGGATTTTCTACACCACTCCTCTTAAAGCTTTATCCAACCAGAAATTTCGTGATTTTCG GGAAACGTTTGGGGATGAGAATGTTGGTCTTCTCACAGGAGATTCTGCCATCAATAAAGATGCCCAAGTTTTGATTATGACAACAGAGATTTTGCGAAACATGTTGTATCAAAg CATTGGGATGGTTTCTTCTGGTAGTGGACTTTTCCATGTTGATGTGATTGTTTTGGATGAAGTTCATTTTCTAAGTGATATATCTCGTGGTACTGTATGGGAGGAGATA ATTATTTATTGCCCGAAAGAAGTTCAACTGATATGTTTATCAGCAACAGTCAAGAATCCAGATGAGCTGTCTGGATGGATTCGTGAG GTTCATGGTGAAACTGAACTGGTGACATCATCAAGGCGTCCAGTTCCATTGACTTGGCACTTCTCTACCAGGCATTCTTTGTATCCTCTTCTTGATGAGAAAAGAAAGCACATGAATAG GAAGCTGTCGCTCAATTATCTACAACTTTCTGCTTCAAGAGTTAAATCTTACAAGGATGATGGGTCGAGAAGAAGGAATTCAAGAAAACGGGGAAGCAACATGGGCTTTGATAGTATTGGTAACATGTCTGAAGAACCTCTTTCAAAGAATGATATAAGCAGGATACGCCGTTCACAG GTGCCTCAAGTTGTTGATACACTAGCACAGCTTAAGGCAAGGGATATGCTGCCTgcaatttggtttatttttaaccGAAGAGGATGTGATGCGGCTGTGCAGTACCTTGAAGGTTGCAGGCTCTTAGATGAGTGTGAGGCAAGTGAGGTTGAACTGGCTTTGAAGAGGTTCAGTGTTCAGAATCCCGATGCTGTCAGGGAGACTGCTGTCAAAGGACTTCTAAGAGGGGTTGCTGCGCATCATGCAGGATGTCTCCCTCTATGGAAATCTTTTATTGAGGAACTGTTCCAGAGAGGACTTATTAAAGTTGTCTTTGCTACAGAAACACTAGCTGCTGGAATCAACATGCCTGCTAGGACAGCTGTTATCTCGTCTCTCAGCAGGAGGAGTAGTAGTGGACGTATCCCATTAAGCCCAAACGAGCTTCTTCAAATGGCCGGGCGAGCTGGTCGTAGAGGCATTGATGAAAGGGGCCATGTTGTGCTGGTTCAGGCTTCCAATGAAGGTGCGGAAGAGTGCTGTAAGCTTCTATTTGCTGGACTAGAACCTCTTGTATCACAGTTTACTGCTTCCTATGGGATGGTGCTGAATCTTCTTGCTGGTGCAAAAATTACTCGTAGATCAAATGAATCAAATGAAATGAAGGTTCTCCAGGCAGGGAGAACTTTGAAAGAAGCTAGGAAACTAGTTGAGAAAAGTTTTGGAACATATATTGGCAGCAATGTGATGCTTGCTTCAAAAGAGGAGCTAGCTAAAATACAGAAAGAGATTGAAATGCTGACCTCAGAAACCAGTGATGATGCTATAGATAGAAAGAGCAGGAAAATCCTATCTGATGGGGCATACAAGGAGATTGCAATTTTACAAGAACAATTGAGGGAAGAGAAACGCCTGCGGACTGAATTACGCAGAAAGATGGAAACGAAGAGATTAAATGCCctgaaaattttattgaaagagTTAGGAAATGATCGTTTACCCTTTTTGTGCTTGAAATACAAAGATTCTGAAGGAGTGGAACATTCAGTGCCTGCTGTTTATTTGGGGGATGCTGATTCATTTGAtggttcaaaatttaaaaacatggtttCTGACATTGATTCATTAGCACAGACTGTTGCACCCATTGAGTCCAATGTAAGTGAAGTTGAAACTCATAAAGATGTTGAGCCATCCTATCATGTAGCTCTTGGTTCAGATAACTCTTGGTATCTGTTTACAGAAAAATGGATCAAAACTGTTTATAGGACAGGCCTTCCTAATGTTGCCTTGTCTCTAGGGGATGATTTGCCACATGAAGTTATGTGGATGCTTCTTGATAGGGAGGAGAAGCAGTGGGAAAAGCTTGCTGAATCTGAACTTGGTGGTTTATGGTACATGGAAGGATCTCTCGAGACATGGTCGTGGAGCTTAAATGTGCCTGTTTTAAATAGTCTCTCTGAGATTGATGAGGTGTTACACATGTCACAAGCTTACCATGATGCAGTAGAAAGTTACAAGGATCAAAGAAACAAAGTTGCACGTTTGAAAAAAACGATAGCACGTACTGAAGGCTTCAAAGAATATAAGAGGATCCTACACTGGAAGAATTTTACAGAGGATAAGATTAAACGCCTCAAGATGAGATCAAACCGTTTGAGCGAACGGCTGCAGGAAATTGAACCATCTGGTTGGAAAGAATTCTTAAAGATCAGCAATGTTGTACATGAAAGCAGGGCCTTGGATATCAACACACAAGTAATATTTCCTCTTGGTGAAACTGCAGCTGCGATTCGAGGAGAAAATGAACTGTGGCTTGCAATGGTTCTTCGAAGTAGAATCCTCTTGGATTTGAAACCTGGACAACTTGCAGCTGTCTGCGCAAGTGTAGTTTCTGAAGGGATCAAAGTTCGTGCCTGGGAAAATAACAACTACATCTACGAACCTTCTTCCGCAGTAATCAATGTTATCAACATCTTAAATGAGCAGAGAAGTAACCTTTCGAAGCTTCAAGAAAAACACGGGGTAGAGATAACCTGTTGTTTGGATAGCCAATTTTCAGGTATGGTTGAAGCCTGGGCGGCAGGGCTCACTTGGAAGGAGATGATGATGGATTGTGCAATGGATGATGGGGATTTAGCTCGCCTCCTGCGACGAACAATTGATATATTGGCTCAGATTCCTAAATTACCTGATATTGACCCAGTTTTGCAAAGCAATGCAAAGACAGCATCCAGCATCATGGACCGTCCACCAATAAGTGAACTGACTGGATAG